The following are from one region of the Corylus avellana chromosome ca1, CavTom2PMs-1.0 genome:
- the LOC132189767 gene encoding pentatricopeptide repeat-containing protein At2g21090 → MPSLPTPTLRLSQETFRTRPSKKRPLPKSPCIVQSIFNLASQGHLSQAISSLDLLARKGLRLPSNSLAYLLQQCANSRSLRQTKLVHLHLKLTGLKHPTTFLSNQLIAAYFKCGEEVEARNVFDKMSAKNLYSWNNMLSGYAKMRMIKPAKKLFDKMPEKDVVSWNTMVIAYARSGFCDEALRFYRELRRQSIGYNEFSFAGVLTVCVNLKELKLTRQVHGQVLVVGFLGNVVISSSVLDAYAKCGEIGDARRIFDDMNVRDVLAWTTLVSGYAKWGDMKSASELFDQMPAKNPVSWTALIAGYARNGLGHEALELFTKMMMLRVIPDQFTFSSCLCACASIASLKHGRQLHAFLIRTNFRPNTIVVSSLMDMYSKCGRLEFGKLVFNLMGDKRDVVLWNTMISALAQHGHGEEAMKMFDDLESSGVKPDRTTFVVVLNACSHSGFVREGLKFFTSMTCDHGIVPDQEHYACLIDILGRAGCFEQLMEQLDKMPCKPGDRVLNALLGVCRIHGNIDLGRKAAEQLIELEPQSSAPYVLLSSIYAALGKWESVEKVRKLMDERHVRKERAISWIEIENKVHAFTVSDRSHPLKAVINSALEHLARHMEEDPSLHNAER, encoded by the coding sequence ATGCCCTCTCTCCCTACTCCAACTCTCAGGCTCTCCCAAGAAACGTTTCGCACCAGACCCAGCAAGAAACGCCCACTCCCCAAGAGTCCCTGCATTGTCCAGTCCATCTTCAACCTCGCATCCCAAGGTCACCTCTCCCAGGCCATCTCTTCCCTCGACCTCTTAGCTCGCAAAGGCCTCCGATTGCCCTCCAACTCTCTCGCCTATCTCTTGCAACAGTGCGCCAACTCCCGGTCTCTTAGACAGACCAAATTGGTTCACCTCCATTTGAAGCTCACGGGGCTGAAGCACCCCACAACGTTTTTGTCGAACCAGTTGATCGCTGCGTATTTCAAATGCGGCGAAGAAGTTGAGGCACGCAacgtgtttgataaaatgtctgCGAAGAACCTGTACTCGTGGAATAATATGCTTTCTGGGTATGCGAAAATGAGGATGATTAAGCCTGCTAAGaagttgtttgataaaatgccGGAGAAGGATGTTGTCTCGTGGAACACTATGGTGATTGCTTATGCCCGGAGTGGGTTTTGTGATGAAGCTTTGAGGTTTTATAGGGAGCTGCGGAGACAGTCAATTGGGTATAACGAGTTCAGTTTTGCGGGTGTTTTGACAGTTTGCGTGAATTTGAAGGAATTGAAGCTTACTAGGCAGGTTCATGGGCAGGTTTTGGTTGTTGGGTTTTTGGGGAATGTGGTGATTTCGAGTTCAGTTCTTGATGCTTATGCGAAGTGTGGTGAGATAGGAGATGCGAGGAGAATATTTGATGACATGAATGTAAGGGATGTCCTTGCTTGGACCACCCTCGTTTCGGGATATGCTAAATGGGGGGATATGAAATCGGCTAGTGAATTGTTTGATCAGATGCCTGCGAAAAACCCTGTATCATGGACAGCTTTGATTGCTGGCTATGCGAGAAATGGTCTGGGGCATGAAGCACTTGAGTTGTTCACAAAAATGATGATGCTTCGAGTTATACCTGATCAATTTACATTTAGTAGTTGTCTATGTGCTTGTGCAAGTATAGCTTCACTTAAGCACGGCAGACAGTTACATGCCTTTTTGATACGAACTAATTTTAGACCTAATACCATAGTTGTGAGCTCTCTCATGGACATGTATTCAAAATGTGGGAGATTGGAATTTGGCAAGCTGGTTTTCAATCTTATGGGTGATAAGCGAGATGTTGTGTTGTGGAACACAATGATATCTGCTTTAGCTCAGCACGGTCATGGTGAAGAGGCAATGAAGATGTTTGATGATTTGGAAAGTTCAGGAGTGAAGCCAGACAGAACCACCTTTGTCGTTGTTCTCAATGCATGTAGTCATTCAGGTTTTGTGCGGGAAGGGCTTAAGTTTTTCACTTCAATGACTTGTGATCATGGCATTGTTCCCGATCAAGAACATTATGCGTGCTTAATTGATATCTTGGGCCGAGCTGGATGTTTTGAGCAGCTGATGGAACAGCTTGATAAGATGCCTTGTAAGCCTGGTGATCGAGTTTTGAATGCCTTACTCGGTGTTTGCCGAATTCATGGAAATATAGACTTGGGAAGAAAAGCGGCTGAACAACTTATAGAGTTGGAGCCTCAATCTTCTGCTCCCTATGTTTTACTTTCAAGTATATATGCTGCACTTGGTAAATGGGAGTCGGTAGAGAAGGTGAGAAAGCTTATGGATGAGAGGCATGTTAGGAAAGAGCGTGCCATCAGTTGgatagaaattgaaaataaagtGCATGCTTTCACTGTATCAGATAGGTCGCATCCTTTGAAAGCGGTAATAAACTCGGCTTTGGAACATTTAGCTCGACATATGGAAGAAGATCCTTCATTACATAATGCTGAAAGGTAA